The following proteins are encoded in a genomic region of Acidobacteriota bacterium:
- a CDS encoding enoyl-CoA hydratase has translation MSTYETITVERRGAVALLTINRPDKLNALNKTVHAEGVAALDELRQDDDIRVLVITGAGEKSFIAGADISEFEGQTPVTQRDLFHEKTFFNSLDSFPKPVIAMVNGFCLGGGNELAMACDIRIASETARFSQPEINLGIMCGGGGTQRLTNLIGEGRAMEMVLTGDMIDAATAHRFGLVNHIYPAAELEAETMKLADKIAEKAPIALQLSKEAVKFASRSNLDEGLRREVDLFAICFSTEDKKEGVTAFLEKRKPVFRGR, from the coding sequence ATGTCCACATACGAAACAATCACCGTCGAAAGACGTGGTGCCGTCGCACTGCTTACCATCAATCGCCCTGACAAGCTAAACGCGCTCAATAAGACCGTTCATGCCGAAGGCGTCGCTGCCCTCGATGAATTGCGGCAAGATGACGACATCCGCGTACTGGTAATTACCGGTGCAGGCGAAAAATCGTTCATCGCCGGCGCCGACATCAGCGAATTTGAGGGCCAGACGCCGGTCACGCAGCGTGACCTGTTTCACGAAAAGACATTTTTCAATTCGCTCGATTCATTTCCGAAACCGGTCATCGCGATGGTCAACGGGTTCTGCCTCGGCGGCGGCAACGAACTCGCGATGGCATGCGACATCCGTATCGCGAGCGAGACTGCACGGTTCTCACAGCCTGAGATCAATCTCGGCATCATGTGCGGCGGCGGCGGCACACAACGCCTTACCAACCTCATCGGTGAAGGCCGTGCAATGGAAATGGTCCTCACCGGCGACATGATCGACGCGGCGACGGCCCATCGCTTTGGCCTCGTCAATCACATCTATCCCGCAGCCGAACTCGAAGCCGAAACGATGAAACTCGCCGACAAGATCGCCGAAAAGGCTCCGATCGCACTGCAGCTTTCAAAAGAAGCGGTAAAATTCGCTTCCCGATCCAACCTCGACGAAGGCCTCCGCCGCGAAGTAGACCTTTTCGCCATCTGTTTCTCGACCGAAGACAAAAAAGAAGGCGTCACGGCGTTCCTGGAGAAACGAAAACCGGTGTTCAGAGGCCGTTGA
- a CDS encoding cellulase family glycosylhydrolase codes for MRNRLLLLAVILVFSALGAAGQTFVTAKGGKLYADGKEYRFVGTNYWYGSLLGLEKDKKRGIERLRKELDLLKKNGVTNLRLMAGAEGTGPLNGIERVGPPLQAINGRFNPDVLDGLDIVLDEMAKRRMKAVIFLSNNWEWSGGFQQYLIWNGIVNRKWLTQKPTWDELRDIVAKFYSCRDCIEGYDRQMRFVLGRTNKITGKKYIEDPTIMAWEVANEPRPMRPAANDAYSKWLAATTAAIKALDKVHLVTLGHEGWIGTEDIKLFETVHADPNVDYLTIHIWPKNWGWFENGKMAAGFAGALEKTEKYIDDNAAVAVKLSKPLVIEEFGLPRDGQSFDVSSTTKLRDQYYEKILSRIGKQNISGANFWVFGGTARPVTGQLFWKVGDDRMGDPPMEEQGLNSVFDSDKSTWMAIKAAQKRLPK; via the coding sequence ATGCGAAATCGATTGCTTTTGCTTGCCGTGATCTTGGTGTTTTCGGCGTTGGGAGCTGCCGGACAGACATTTGTGACGGCGAAGGGAGGCAAGCTCTACGCAGATGGGAAAGAATACCGGTTTGTCGGGACGAACTACTGGTACGGCAGTTTGCTTGGTCTCGAGAAGGATAAGAAACGCGGTATCGAGCGATTGCGAAAGGAACTCGATCTTCTAAAAAAGAACGGGGTCACGAATCTGCGGCTGATGGCCGGTGCCGAGGGAACCGGGCCATTGAACGGTATCGAACGCGTCGGCCCGCCGCTGCAGGCGATCAATGGACGGTTCAATCCTGATGTGCTCGACGGGCTCGATATCGTTTTAGACGAGATGGCGAAACGACGGATGAAAGCCGTCATTTTCCTCAGCAATAATTGGGAATGGAGCGGCGGTTTTCAGCAATATCTGATCTGGAACGGCATCGTCAACCGCAAATGGCTGACGCAAAAACCGACCTGGGATGAACTGCGCGACATCGTGGCAAAATTCTATTCGTGCAGGGACTGCATTGAGGGCTATGACCGGCAAATGAGATTCGTGCTTGGCCGCACCAACAAGATCACCGGCAAGAAATATATCGAGGACCCAACTATCATGGCCTGGGAGGTTGCCAACGAACCACGCCCGATGCGCCCCGCGGCGAACGATGCATACTCCAAATGGCTCGCCGCGACGACGGCTGCGATAAAGGCCCTCGACAAAGTGCACCTCGTCACGCTCGGCCACGAAGGCTGGATCGGTACCGAAGACATCAAGCTCTTCGAAACGGTCCATGCCGATCCGAACGTCGATTACCTGACGATCCACATCTGGCCTAAGAACTGGGGCTGGTTTGAAAACGGCAAAATGGCAGCCGGATTTGCTGGAGCACTTGAGAAGACCGAAAAATACATCGACGACAACGCCGCCGTCGCCGTGAAACTAAGCAAGCCGCTGGTTATCGAAGAATTTGGCCTGCCGCGTGATGGACAATCATTTGACGTGTCGTCGACCACGAAACTGCGCGATCAATATTACGAAAAAATACTTTCGCGAATTGGCAAACAGAACATCTCCGGAGCCAATTTCTGGGTATTTGGCGGCACCGCACGGCCGGTCACGGGACAGTTATTCTGGAAAGTAGGCGACGACCGCATGGGCGACCCGCCAATGGAAGAGCAAGGCCTTAACTCAGTCTTCGACAGCGATAAGTCAACTTGGATGGCGATCAAGGCGGCTCAAAAACGCCTCCCCAAATGA
- a CDS encoding VCBS repeat-containing protein, translating to MRDRKINRIGILSTLLLFAVITAAIAFVTYRSTPASAQSSDLAPAVVVFSENFDGVSAPNLPAGWTTTASGASLPFATVDTIPDSAPNSVFTNDPFQGGDASLTSPSISLGNIRHKLIFRQRYQLDYEFDGGVLELSIGGGAFTDIISAGGTFVTGGYDTPLVGGSLSGRQAWTGDSVTYVTTEINLPVSTSNQSIRLRWRFGSDPMEGGNGWRIDNVQITNAISGINSNSIAIPVSGPASVYPSEINVSNQPGLVTGVQVNLTNFSHASPDDVDLILVGPNGNKVVLMSDVGGANAVTNLNLVFDDTAAASLPDSTILSSGTFKPTDLEPGDTFPAPAPAGAPIGRMLSAFNGISPNGNWQLYLVDDNGSNAGSISSGWSISVQSSPDAIGLQATGMADPYPSQKLVAGVLGTVTKVVVSLSNLSHTAPDDVDVMLVAPNGRHIILMSDAGGTNEAGGLNLTFDDAAASSLPDSTTLSSGTFKPSNYEAGDTFPAPAPQGTPTGPTLGAFYGSAPNGLWKLYAVDDAGNNVGSIAGGWNLTLTASTTACDFTLSPTAQSFPTTGGSGSFGISMPSACSWTATSASGFLTVNSSAGGNGDATVQFSVAPNFGGPRSGSITVSNGVITKTFQVQQPSGCPTSVSQSTVNFGPAGGSGAIAVTAGGVCTYLATSGAAWTVVSSPSQTGNGTVTFNVLPNTSSNSRSTSVFVSGQTVTINQAGASGRRFDFDGDGKADLSVYRPASGVWWVLNSGVAASYFAVPFGISSDTIAPADFDGDRKTDLSIYRGGVWYLLQSQTNTVRIDYWGLAGDDPIPGDTDGDGKADLVVYRAAELNWYIQRSSDASVQVIQFGLTTTDSPLSGDFDGDGRMDLATTLAIGPDRRICVRFSGNGSSNACPYFGLPEDVVVPSDFDGDGRDNIAVFRPSTGTWYTSTNPATNYGAIRFGASGDVPAAADYDGDGKADVAVFRGGVWYILNSATGTVRVDFWGISGDVVIPAAYTSQ from the coding sequence ATGAGAGACCGAAAGATCAATAGGATCGGTATATTGTCCACACTGTTATTGTTTGCGGTGATCACGGCTGCGATCGCTTTCGTGACTTACCGTTCCACGCCCGCGAGTGCTCAGTCCAGCGATCTTGCTCCGGCCGTAGTTGTATTCAGTGAAAATTTTGATGGTGTCTCTGCTCCTAATCTTCCGGCGGGTTGGACCACAACGGCAAGCGGAGCAAGTTTGCCATTCGCCACCGTTGACACAATACCGGACAGTGCCCCGAATTCGGTGTTTACTAATGACCCGTTCCAGGGTGGCGACGCCTCATTGACGTCTCCGAGCATTTCTCTGGGTAATATCAGGCATAAACTCATATTTAGGCAGCGTTATCAACTGGACTACGAATTCGATGGCGGAGTCCTCGAACTGAGTATCGGCGGCGGTGCATTTACCGACATAATTTCGGCCGGCGGGACCTTTGTCACCGGCGGTTATGACACGCCGCTTGTCGGCGGTTCGCTCAGCGGACGGCAGGCGTGGACGGGCGATTCGGTGACATACGTTACTACCGAGATCAATCTTCCCGTCAGCACCTCGAATCAGAGCATTCGGCTGCGTTGGCGTTTCGGATCGGATCCGATGGAGGGCGGAAACGGATGGCGGATCGACAATGTCCAGATCACCAATGCGATCTCCGGCATCAACTCCAATTCGATCGCGATCCCGGTAAGTGGCCCGGCTTCTGTTTACCCGTCGGAGATCAATGTATCAAATCAGCCGGGCCTCGTCACCGGCGTTCAGGTCAATCTAACAAATTTCAGTCATGCATCACCCGATGATGTCGATCTGATCCTCGTTGGTCCTAACGGTAATAAGGTCGTCCTGATGTCTGATGTGGGCGGAGCAAATGCAGTAACAAACCTTAATCTAGTATTCGACGACACGGCCGCCGCGTCGCTGCCGGATTCGACGATCCTGAGCAGCGGCACGTTTAAGCCGACCGATCTAGAGCCGGGCGACACTTTTCCGGCGCCTGCACCGGCAGGTGCTCCGATCGGCCGAATGCTGTCTGCATTTAACGGCATTTCACCGAACGGGAACTGGCAGCTTTATTTGGTCGATGACAATGGCTCAAATGCCGGCAGTATTTCCAGCGGATGGAGCATTTCGGTTCAGAGCAGCCCCGACGCTATCGGGCTGCAGGCGACAGGTATGGCGGATCCGTACCCGTCGCAAAAGCTTGTCGCCGGTGTTTTGGGCACGGTAACGAAAGTCGTCGTTTCTCTTTCAAATCTCAGCCATACTGCACCTGACGATGTCGATGTGATGCTCGTTGCACCAAACGGTCGACACATAATATTAATGTCCGACGCCGGCGGAACGAACGAAGCCGGCGGCCTTAATTTGACGTTCGATGATGCTGCGGCATCGAGTTTACCCGATTCGACTACGCTTTCTTCGGGAACATTCAAACCCTCAAATTATGAAGCCGGCGATACTTTTCCGGCGCCTGCTCCGCAGGGCACGCCCACCGGTCCGACGCTGGGTGCATTCTACGGCAGTGCCCCCAACGGCCTTTGGAAGCTGTATGCCGTCGATGATGCCGGCAACAACGTCGGCAGTATCGCCGGCGGCTGGAATCTCACGCTTACTGCCTCGACGACGGCTTGCGACTTCACTTTGAGTCCAACGGCACAGTCATTCCCGACGACCGGCGGAAGCGGCTCGTTTGGGATCAGTATGCCGTCGGCATGTTCGTGGACCGCCACGTCTGCGTCGGGCTTCCTTACGGTCAATTCCTCGGCCGGCGGTAATGGCGACGCGACCGTTCAGTTCTCGGTCGCACCCAATTTCGGAGGACCTCGTTCAGGGTCGATCACGGTATCTAACGGCGTGATCACCAAGACATTTCAAGTCCAGCAGCCTTCGGGTTGTCCGACATCGGTCAGCCAATCAACGGTCAATTTCGGTCCGGCCGGGGGCAGCGGCGCCATTGCAGTGACCGCCGGAGGCGTTTGCACGTATTTGGCGACAAGCGGAGCCGCCTGGACGGTCGTTTCCTCACCGTCTCAGACGGGTAATGGAACGGTAACATTCAACGTATTGCCGAATACTAGTTCCAATTCCCGCAGTACATCCGTCTTCGTCAGCGGCCAAACGGTCACAATAAATCAAGCCGGGGCCTCGGGCCGCAGATTCGATTTTGACGGCGACGGCAAAGCAGATCTGTCCGTTTACCGGCCAGCCAGCGGCGTCTGGTGGGTCTTGAATTCAGGCGTGGCCGCTTCCTATTTTGCGGTGCCGTTCGGCATTTCATCCGACACGATCGCGCCTGCCGACTTCGACGGCGATCGAAAAACGGACCTGTCTATATACCGCGGCGGCGTCTGGTATCTACTTCAGAGCCAAACAAACACGGTTCGGATCGACTATTGGGGACTCGCGGGGGATGATCCGATCCCCGGCGATACGGACGGTGACGGCAAAGCCGATCTTGTGGTCTATCGCGCTGCGGAATTGAATTGGTACATACAGCGTTCGAGCGATGCGTCGGTGCAGGTCATTCAGTTCGGTCTAACGACTACTGATTCACCGCTCTCCGGCGATTTTGACGGCGATGGACGCATGGACCTGGCAACAACGCTTGCGATCGGGCCGGATCGTCGTATTTGTGTGCGGTTCAGCGGAAACGGTTCTTCTAATGCCTGCCCGTACTTCGGGTTGCCTGAGGACGTGGTCGTTCCGTCCGATTTCGACGGTGATGGACGCGACAATATAGCAGTATTTCGCCCTTCGACAGGCACTTGGTACACTTCGACAAACCCTGCGACAAACTACGGAGCCATTCGATTTGGTGCATCGGGCGACGTGCCGGCAGCGGCCGATTATGACGGAGACGGCAAGGCTGACGTCGCTGTTTTCCGCGGGGGCGTGTGGTACATTTTAAATTCGGCGACAGGCACCGTTCGCGTCGACTTTTGGGGCATCAGCGGCGACGTTGTCATTCCCGCGGCATATACTTCTCAGTGA
- a CDS encoding DUF1800 domain-containing protein: MPNHQIAFSRKSYQLLLPAIALAFLILMAVNNASALALPEDAPVLISEAGSTRALVTADGSPIEVVKPGVHDLVTFYVTNLDLLNGEGANAFRVEVQDSRYYRYPLQIVSFERSATRKQIYELSVRMSGINELGDVLVRLTWRGMSSNRVRLSIGHRGGKIADDEGSMPTPMPGTEPTSRRRIANRADFPWSGDRVRFMSQATFGANAATELKIRRLGYSTWLEQQMDERNFLTFTYPDLPLQPTTPVPTCDGDTQPTDVPITCFRDRYTMYPLQNWFYKEALYNEDQQLRRRVSWSLHQILVVSGRTTIQPSRMLPYIQILDRNAFGNFRTLLEEITLNPAMGNYLDMAISTDENPNENYGREILQLFSIGLDMLNQDGTPILDNNGNRIPTYNQGTIVNFAKVFTGWSYCNQTCGNSQPGIVNYRDPMIVTPANHDFSSKTLLNYPGSSPVVPAGLDPADDLDAALDNIFYHPNTAPFIGKLLIQQLVTSNPTPAYVGRVSAVFRNNGQGVRGDLKAVVRAILLDPEARGNVKTDPNYGHLREPVLYLTSVLRPFNPTANNNISVPASCNGLSDGAINTLTLPLDQDVWNPPTVFNYYPMEYTIPNTPLAGPEFQIFSTGTALKRPNAISQFAPANSAATGGILAVSGAASSIPCGTRIDLTRLQDLAAADTTGGTLVDTLNRELLNGSMNPAVRTQILNAVTAVTSTNTLKRARTALYLVTTSPQYQVQR, from the coding sequence ATGCCGAATCATCAAATCGCTTTTAGCCGAAAGTCATACCAATTACTATTACCGGCTATCGCTTTGGCCTTTCTGATCTTGATGGCCGTCAACAATGCATCGGCACTTGCTCTGCCCGAGGATGCTCCGGTGTTGATCAGCGAAGCGGGTTCGACCCGAGCCCTTGTGACCGCCGATGGGTCACCGATCGAGGTCGTTAAACCGGGAGTTCATGATCTAGTCACGTTCTACGTTACAAATCTCGACCTGCTGAACGGCGAAGGAGCAAACGCGTTTCGCGTCGAGGTTCAGGATTCGCGCTATTACCGGTATCCGTTACAGATCGTTTCGTTCGAGCGGTCGGCGACGCGAAAGCAGATTTACGAGTTGAGCGTCAGAATGTCCGGAATAAATGAACTCGGAGATGTTCTGGTCCGCTTGACCTGGCGCGGAATGTCCAGCAACCGGGTCCGCCTGTCGATCGGTCATCGCGGCGGCAAGATCGCTGATGACGAAGGTTCGATGCCTACTCCGATGCCCGGAACTGAGCCGACGTCTAGGCGCCGGATCGCTAATCGTGCCGACTTTCCCTGGAGCGGCGACCGCGTCAGATTCATGTCGCAAGCGACTTTCGGAGCAAATGCCGCGACTGAGTTAAAGATCCGTCGGCTTGGATACAGCACCTGGCTCGAGCAGCAAATGGACGAGCGTAATTTTCTGACCTTCACATATCCCGATCTCCCGCTGCAGCCGACGACCCCGGTCCCGACTTGCGACGGCGATACACAGCCGACCGATGTGCCGATAACGTGTTTCCGCGACCGTTACACAATGTATCCGCTGCAGAATTGGTTTTATAAAGAGGCTCTCTACAACGAAGATCAGCAGCTCCGACGCCGAGTTTCGTGGTCGCTTCACCAGATACTGGTCGTTTCGGGCCGGACGACGATCCAACCGAGCCGGATGCTGCCGTATATCCAGATACTTGACCGAAACGCATTTGGCAACTTCCGCACTCTGCTCGAAGAGATAACGCTTAATCCGGCAATGGGTAATTATCTCGACATGGCGATCAGCACGGATGAGAACCCAAACGAGAATTACGGCCGCGAGATCCTGCAGCTGTTTAGTATCGGGCTCGATATGCTCAATCAGGACGGCACGCCAATTCTCGATAATAACGGCAACCGGATCCCGACCTATAACCAAGGGACGATCGTAAACTTTGCCAAGGTATTTACGGGCTGGTCGTACTGCAATCAGACCTGCGGCAACTCGCAGCCGGGCATAGTCAACTACCGCGACCCAATGATCGTGACGCCCGCTAATCACGATTTTTCGAGTAAAACGCTATTGAATTATCCGGGTTCGTCACCGGTAGTGCCGGCCGGGCTTGATCCCGCCGATGATCTTGACGCGGCACTCGACAACATTTTCTATCATCCGAATACCGCTCCGTTCATAGGCAAATTGCTGATTCAGCAATTGGTAACGAGCAATCCGACGCCGGCATATGTCGGGCGTGTCTCAGCGGTTTTTCGCAATAACGGACAGGGTGTTCGAGGCGATCTGAAGGCCGTCGTTCGGGCGATCCTGCTTGATCCTGAAGCTCGAGGCAACGTGAAGACCGATCCGAATTACGGTCATCTTCGCGAGCCCGTTCTTTATCTGACCAGCGTTTTGCGGCCGTTCAATCCGACGGCGAATAATAATATTTCGGTGCCTGCCAGTTGTAACGGGCTGTCCGACGGTGCGATCAACACACTTACACTGCCGCTCGATCAGGATGTGTGGAATCCGCCAACCGTCTTTAACTATTATCCGATGGAATATACGATCCCGAACACACCGCTTGCGGGGCCTGAGTTCCAGATATTTTCTACCGGTACGGCCCTCAAACGGCCTAACGCGATCAGCCAGTTCGCCCCTGCCAATTCGGCTGCAACGGGCGGTATACTTGCCGTTTCGGGTGCCGCATCGAGTATTCCGTGCGGGACTCGGATCGACCTGACCCGGCTGCAGGATCTCGCCGCTGCGGACACCACAGGCGGAACGCTCGTCGACACACTGAATCGGGAATTGCTCAACGGTTCAATGAATCCGGCAGTTCGAACACAAATATTAAATGCCGTTACGGCCGTGACATCGACGAATACGCTAAAGCGGGCACGCACCGCTCTGTATCTGGTTACGACATCACCGCAATATCAGGTGCAGAGATAA